Sequence from the Notamacropus eugenii isolate mMacEug1 chromosome 6, mMacEug1.pri_v2, whole genome shotgun sequence genome:
agacttcagagaggcctggaaagacttatatgaactgatgctgagcgaaaggagcagaaccgggagaagattgtgcatagcaatgaccacagcatgtgagagttttttctggtagacttggaacttcattgaaatgcaaggacttaaaaaaaattcccagtggtcttttaaggcaaaatgccttccatacccagagaaagaactttggaattcaatcgcagagtgtagcagatcattttcttttgcattacattttggtttgttatatgatttctcccattcatttcaattcttctgtaCAGCACAACTGtggggaaaatgtatttaataggaatgtatgtgtagaacctatataaaattgtatgcgatgtcggggaaggagggagaaggtggggggagggagggaaaaaaatctaagttatatgatagtgatATCAtataacactgaaaataaataaaattaataaaaaaaagagtgaaGATGAATGATGTTTTGAAACATGCTGCTTAGATAATTAGAGAAATCTTACTTACAATTTTACAAAACTAAGGTTGAGAATCTCTATATTGTACCAGTTCATGGTAATGACTCTTTCCTCCAGCAGGGCTTACTCATAGCCACTAATTTGCTAGATGTACATGAACTTGTTAGACTTGCTAATTATTTCACATGCCCATTATCAGCTGACTTTTACAAATACAATTCTTTTCAGTACTGTAATTGTATATCTTTGCCTATAATCACTGGAGATCATTAACCTGAGATTATTTTCCTGGGTTCAGTTTTCTTTGTGACATGAGCTATTTTATTGGAGATGAGATGGGATGGGAGGAAAAGGTCCAGGAAGCCTAGGGCCAAAATGAGAACCCAGCTTTGTTGAGATACTCTGGATGTCCATATATTCAGATGCCCAACTCTTAAATGATCTGGTTATCCAAGGTTCCTTTGCATGTTACTTCTTGGTTATGTAATGTTGTGATTACTAGAGACATAGTAAAAGTGTCTCATACTTCCATCCTCCAGGTCAGGAGTGAGGAACCCATAGCCTCAAGGTTACACGTgaccctcttggtcctcaagggATAGCCCTTTGAATTCAGACTTTATAGAACatattcccttaataaaaagatttgttctataaaacatggactcagtcaaaaggccacacacaaggacctagaaggccacatgtgacctcaaggccataggttcctcccccccactccaggtctaccacccccacccccactttagATTCTTTGATTTATGTTTTCGTACCATGAATCTTTTAGCCATGTAGCtaattctttttgcttttataaatTCCTACTTTTCATTAGCAAGAATGGCTAAAATTCTAAactattttaaataagatactgAAATCTTGATATTGTCCATTTGTAAAAGTATGCTTAAGAACCTTACAACACAACTCACTGATTTTACTGTGCTGCTAAGTCAGAAGGAGCTAGCTTCAAATTCTAATTTTACCACTTTTGCTGTTGTAACCTTGAGTAAACAtgttaacttctctgggcttcagtttttgggtttttttttgtttttatctcatgtatataaaactggaaaatgagacaataataaGCTCATTAGATATTTAGTAactgaaataaaggaaaaatgtgtTTGTTTAACTTGTCTTTCTTAAATCTCTTCTTGCCTGTCAGCATTTTATCATAGAAAAATATTGGAGGAGAGTAAAAAGAGcattagagtcaggagacctatcTCTTACCCAACTATTGCAATGACTTTGGGTTAAAGAAGTTAGCTTAAGACTGTCCTCTTGTCTGTACAAATAAAGCTGACATTCACACTCAGATGGCTGTGAAGGAAGTAAACATCAATTTGTTATCTCAGTGTGAATAATTTATAttacagtgatgatgatgatgatttgttctttggtcattgtggagttttcttggcaaagatactggagaggcttgccatttccttctccagctcattttacagatgaaaaaactgaggcaaagagggttcagTAATTTGTCACGCAAttaagggtcacacaactcagtgtctgaggccagatttgaactcagggaagatgagtcttcatgacttcaggtcCAACTCTCTGTCCACTGTGGCATGTAGCTGCCTATTATTctgatattattgttattaacacTGGTAACATTAATTACCTTCCAAGTACCAAGTCTTAAGTGGTATACGTATTATTGCATgggtatttgtttttattatttaggTTGGTGGGATAGTAATCAAATATATAAACAGCGCTTAAAGTAAGGAGCCACCTGGAGGGTCGGCTCAGCCTAGAAGATTATGTAAATGTGAAAGTCCTATGTGAATATACATGAATGTCAAGGTGTGTGGTCATGTACAGCACACCTGACTTGTAGACATAGGAATGTACAAAAACATACAGTATTCTTTTTACCCATACCTTTTCAGGAATACATCAGTCCTAGGAAGTGAGCTCAACTTGTATTTGTGTGTTCTTGACATTTGAATAGAGTATTATAGTAATGTTTGAATGTGTATcttcagagaaacaaagactGCTTTTCAATCATTCTTTTACTGATAAAAGTAGTTagaacttgttttaaaaagagCATTTGCTACTTTATATTGAGTAGTATATGTCGTATTCTTAAACATGTAGGGTTTGTCCAGAATAAATTTTTTATGTCAGCTCAGCATTCTAATGCATCTCACAGATAGCTGTCTCAGTTTCTGTATTTTAGTTAATGTGCCACAGTTGAcagtatgtatattatatgtgtatgtaacaggtatatacatacttatgtcatatacacatacacaagtaTACACATGTACCCAATAGCCTTGACTATTTGGAGACTTCTCTGTAATTAGTATAGCTGAATTGCATGCCCATTTGGAAGATTTAGTGTGAtgcccagaagtcaaaggacaaaatatttttcattaacataaagtgtgtattttttctgaatttacaGGAGTGCTTACATACATTTGAGCATACATTTGCATGTGAGATAGCACAGCTATGCTTTAGAGTAACAAAAGAGATGACTTTTCCTTGGGGTCCTCCTTGTTAAATGTTGAAATGTCAAATTGAACTGAATATGTGTTTTTAGTACCCACATTGTGCTCCTCTCTCCAAACAAGCCTCAGCCTTGTACATAATCACATCCTCATCTGTATCCATTCCAATCATGTACATTAGGATCCATCCTTGTGTTTTGAAAGCTATAGTAGGCACTTTGATCCATTGCTCTTTGGAGTGTTGCTATGGAGTACACACAGTAcagctttaatttcatttcacAAAGGTCATCAGGAGTCCTGAGTTCTAGCCCTAGATCCTGTCATTGATTACTTTGTGGCTATGTAacatcacttcatctctctgcgCCTTGGTTAcatattttgtaaaataaaaataacactacCTGCCTTGCTCACTAATAAAGTTACTGTAAGGGTCAGTGACAAGAATGTGAGAATATAACATATTCTGTGGTCTTTAAACTGGGAATTATCTTTGTTATATAAAGATTGTGCTGGAATAAATACATGGGATATTTCCAGTGTAGAAATACTCATTAGTATATTTCAGTTAAGAAATGTGGCAGTTAAGGAAATTTACAAGAGTAAAAATCAAAGAGGACTTaaccatccctctctccccaccaaaCAACaatgcttttccctttctttttttttagtagtcCATACCCTGTGCCTATTCAACCAATATTCATGAGTATGTCACTCATCCATGTGGATCAGATCGGTGACTTAGGAATGAATCTGGGTGATAGAACACATTTAGTTAGTCCTTCAGGATTATTGTCTGTATTCATCTCTTACTTCATCAGATGTAGCACTAGTGTGGACAGTTCAACTCTCCACCCTCTCATCTGTACATGCTCCACCcttagatacaaaaaaaaattgaaatcttaAAAGGAAATGTAACAAATAAGGACCCCAAAATGGTTATGAGgcacataaaaattaaaagaaaaagggaaggagcagAATGTAAAAGAGAGAATCTGGTTGACTGAGTGCCCCATTCAGTGTGATTACAGCTCTCTTTAAAATCAAGTAGTATTTTCAATGCAAGAAGCATTTAGAAATAGCCAGCAatagaaatttcatttcattattctcAGTGTCAGAAGCAGCATGGTGTAGGATGTGAAGAAGAGAAGGTtttggaaatggaaaggtccgggTTCAGATCCTATATCTGGTATACACATGGCAACTCCATAAGATTAGGTTGCCAAATCTAGATAGGTGGATGGAGTTTCTACATCAGGGAGTGTGCTGTTGTATCGCAGCTATAGGCCCAAATTTAAAAGTTctcattatttcttccattttagtGTTTGGGATTAAACATTATCAGAAgactttttcatttcattgagAATGTAATAAAACAATTTAGTATTGCAATAACAGCATAACAATTGGTGTAAGTTGTAGGGTTGTAGTTTGAAATAAgatacttctctcctttcctggcctgagTTGTGACATGAGTcatattttttagatttttaagaAGTATTCAGTTCCTGAAAATGGGCAACCTTGTTAATAGTTAACATTTTAATGATGTCATTAATTCCCATCTAGTGATTCCTTCTTTTGAAGGTAGGAGATTGAAGAAGAGATTTCTGAAGTGACCACTAGTAAAAATACCATGGCTATTTGGCAGGAATTTCTAACCTGggaaatgtgaatttttaaaaatgttttgataactattttaatatagttggtttactttataattttatgtatttaaaaacatttttttctgagaggCTTTCCCAGATTTCAAAGCAGTATAtgacattaaaaagatttttgaaatctCTGCTTTATGATATTCTGCCTTATAATTAGTATTCTGTAAAgcctgttgaatttttttttagtggaaaGTAATAATGAAgttgaaaaataaagtttttttcagATATTACATGGCATGATATTCAGACACTTAACTATGTGTGTTAAACCAAATTTAAAGAacatgtaatattttttttaaatgaacttttaatagtttttaaaatttcctcattTAAAGACATGAAATTTGGAGTCAGTTGGACTGCTTTCAAATCCCCACTCTACCATTTGTTTCCTCTCTGATCTTGGCCAAGTTGCGTGTTCTTTGtaggctcagtttcttcctctgtaaaatgagagagttggacttgatAATCTCTGTCACCTTTATTTTACATCTGTAAAGCTGTGATGCAGACTTTTCAAGGGACGTTCAGTGTCCTTCACAATGATCTTGACCAGTGTCTTCATTCTATTAAAATGATCGTGTTTCCTTAAGATTGTGATTTCCTTCAGCAAGGAAAATGTAGCTTCTATCATAATCCTGAAAAAATGTTAAGTCTGTGGATGGCCTATTTGTATCAAGATTTGTGAACATATTTACCCTGAAAACACAGAtatgtcaaaaatattttcatcatttgatctgaaattttgcttttaaaggtCCATTTTATCTGTGACATTAAATAACTAAGTTTTCTTGCATTACCAAATGACAtatttcaaggaaaaataaaCCCATAGAGCAAGCAAGTATATAAAAGTCAAATAATATTTAGTTTTAACATATATTAGTAAATTATGTTAAACATTACCTGATGTTTTATGAGACATGacatattcccttccttttccatatACTTTAAATAGATTTAATTATAGTATAAGCGTGAGGATTCAAAAATATAGATTATTAAAATAACTTTGCACTAACTACTctgatgtttcattttttttttcttttttgaagagtGCTTTTTCAGGTGGTACAGGTTTCTTTAAGAAGGGTTTCTTTTAGTACTCAACATTGGGTGTGCTGTTAATGACAAATATGTACCTTTGAAGGTAAATGTACTTTTTAATGAGTTTAATGTATATTAAGCtaaatttttacaaatatataatctCTGACATATTCTTGAGGGCTGCTGTGCCACATGTGTGTAATTACTAAAATTTAAGCTtaatctttttaattctttttttatattagaaGAGCAATTCTAACCAATTAAATTAGTACTTTTCATGAAGAAAGTAGCAGAAAAGTGACCCAGCTCCCCTGTTCTAGAAATAAACATACATCTGAAAAGCATTTTCAGTTTTTTAGGTGCATGATTTCATTTAGACATATAAacctgaaaattttaaaaaattatttctactaCTCTATTCATTTTTCgtacaaatgtataaaaattatttcttgcaaattatttgttttattcattaaCCAGAATTTCAAAAAATTACTGTTTTTCTAAAACCCAATAAATCTCATAAGATCTCATAAATATTTTTAGGGTCAAAATTATCACTATTGTGATTAATTGCATCTGTTTGTGACTGAATTGTATTgcaagaggaagagagaatgattTATTTTTGATCTCCAAAACTAtccaggttttttgttttcttctgtttgtggtAATAGGATTCTGAAATAACTGCTACTTAAGATTTTAATGATAAGAGCTCTACCAAGACTTAAGTTCTGCATACCTGTAGGACTTCAACCTGTAAAAACAGATTTGCTAATTTTGCAACTAACATGACTACCCATTGTTTTTGTGGCGTGGTAGTTAGCTGTTTCATGTTACAGATTTTTACATGAAATCATTAAGTGTgactaaaatattaatattttgctATATTACTGTTATTGCTTATAGTCATGCATACAAGAAAAGAAGCtagcattgtttttatttttttatttttagcaaacACAGTATTTTAGGAATTTTCAGCAAATTATCAGTTCAGCTGTAATTCCAGTTTTGTTTCACAAGAAGCTGTGAAGTGTTCTTTGTTGCCTGCCATTAAAATTTAAATCAATATCTTTAATGCCCTCTTGCAGTCTCATTTTGTTACACTAGAAATCTGTTTTGGTTGATCTGCAAGTCTGTTTTGTGCTGAGTGCTTATATTTTCCAATTCAACTGCTTTGTAATTTTTCTGTAAGcagttttttaaagtcttttattctcttaaagtatttttatcatcataaaaGTACAATAATGTACATGCATGTTAATCGTGCAAGTGCCCAAGACATTGTATATTGCAATTCCAGTTCAAAACCacctgaaggaaaaaataaatagcaaacacattcaatatttatttacaatATTTAGAAGATagtttgtttctgtttcaggtgcaGGATTCTGTCCAGCACGAATAGCCCAGAGATGGATGTCATAGATAGAATTTACATACCATTAGCTCACAGTAATTCATTAGCAGCAGAGCTCTGGGGTACGGAGCTAGTTAGGCATGTTATTTGTGATGTCTGGATGCTGTATTTTAACAAGGTTTACGGGCTTCATGCTTGTTGCCTTTGTCTACTGACAGAAGTAATTACTTGATAAAATGAAGTGCATCGCTGTGAACAATTGACCCTTTGGAACAATCCAGACTGGTGAGCAGTCTAAAGCCACATTTTAAAGCCATCATGATAGCCTCAAACTTCAGAGTTTCCAGGGTGCAGACAAAGGTATTGTCTTCCTTTAGCACAAGTCGTGTGCCATTTTCAGACTTTATGAAGTATTTAAATTGAATAATATTTGAAGATATAGAAAACTCCTCTGGAAATCCATCCAGCCGGCTCTTAGACACCAGTACAATGcgagattttatttttgttatgaaATCAGGAGCATTACAAAAGATTCTCAAACCTTGAGAGCGATCGTGGTTATCGGTGATTTCCAAGAAAGTAGTCTCTCTGGCTGTTAGCTGTTCTTTCTCCCACCTTGATTTCACTTCTTCAGCCAGCCCTTTAAGCTGAAAGAATTCTGCCTCCTGAGCCAGGAGTTGATTTTCTCGAAATCCTTCTGGTAGGAGAAGTTCTCCATTCCGTAAGAAGTTCAGAACATGTCTAAAAAGGAGTCCATCCCTGTCTATGAAGTAGTGACCATCAGCATCAAGGGGGCAAAGGATTTTTCCATTGACTATTCCTTCAAGGAAAGTATCTGGATACTTGGTCAAGGTTTGTTTTTGAGTAATATACAAATATCCACCAACGTTGAGAGTCATCAGCGTTTTGCAGCTCTTTCCTTGATCAGTACCTTCAGGGCTGTTGTGTTTCCCCTcatagtctttttctttttctctcctgtttattTTACGTTCCATTTTCAAAATCACTGCAGCTTCTTGTTCTTGGCTTagaaagagctttttaaaaagcaccaccaccaccacacacacacacgcctttATTCAGCTCCAGCTCGGTGATGGAATGGAAATGCTGGCAACCTCGCATGAGCTGTCAGCTCCGTTTTGCAGTAGGTGGCGTATCAGCTATGTATGCAGGAGCTTTCAGGAGTAAGACTGAAAAAGAGAATTTGCATTTAACTGTATGAGGACAGAGATTGGttacaaaagcattttctttgcAGGCATGAAAGTTGGATCATTCTGAATATTTTATGAGCTTACTACCAAATAGGTCAcgttttctttttaatgatacaGGTCAACACAAGATTTGCTTTTTGTATCTAAATACCTTTTAAGTTGCCAAACCAGTAGTGCTTTGTCTTAGTAAATCATTGAGTCATTCAGAATTTTTAATATACTATTACTTTTGGAAACTGGATATTAAATTAAtgttatttttggttttagtatTTTAGATTTTGGGATGGCATAGATAAGAAAACGAGAATAAAAATATGTGGTTAGCTTTGTAACCTGTAAGCTTCATGCATGACAAACTGCAAAgtgtcagtcttttttttttctttaaagaaaattagGAGAGCTGTACCTTGTTGTTTATTATATAGTACTCAGTTTGTTTTGCTGTGACGTTCTAATTGCAGTATCTTTTCGACAAGAGaggtgatttcttagtttctttggatgtaaaggactttaatttttaagataaaaaccagagagggaagagagattgAATAATCATTTGCATTTGGTTCTGTTTAACCTGCCTATGGATTCTATGTAATATTGAAGATAAACATGTGCTGAACAAAGACCCAGACTGCTGTAGCTTGAAAATAACATCACCCTGTATGTAACCAGAATGGACATAgtgtggaggagggggaagggtaaAGAGCAAAATGATGACAAGGAGTGGCGACAGTGATAGAGTACATGATAGACTAGTTTTTTCTCCATCAAGTAAATATTAATAGAGCCGGAAAAATTTAA
This genomic interval carries:
- the KCTD4 gene encoding BTB/POZ domain-containing protein KCTD4, with product MERKINRREKEKDYEGKHNSPEGTDQGKSCKTLMTLNVGGYLYITQKQTLTKYPDTFLEGIVNGKILCPLDADGHYFIDRDGLLFRHVLNFLRNGELLLPEGFRENQLLAQEAEFFQLKGLAEEVKSRWEKEQLTARETTFLEITDNHDRSQGLRIFCNAPDFITKIKSRIVLVSKSRLDGFPEEFSISSNIIQFKYFIKSENGTRLVLKEDNTFVCTLETLKFEAIMMALKCGFRLLTSLDCSKGSIVHSDALHFIK